The proteins below come from a single Staphylococcus sp. MI 10-1553 genomic window:
- a CDS encoding PolC-type DNA polymerase III has product MNMLDHFDQEFIDQGQLTRVDVSQKSRKWTFHIQLPRLLKYEDYAVFTHAMKESFQHIADVDWQITVNDASQQDEYLLKYLGDCIEQTQLSPKVKGQLKQKRMIVSGDVVKILVQNDIEGDHFNKVCNGSLVRAMQRCGFNIQKVVFETDESGHDEDLASLEAHIQEEDEQSAREATAKIEKMKEQRAQQDDDVAVERCQIGKPIQVENVRPIESIIEEEFKVAIEGVIFDINLKELKSGRHIVELKVTDYTDSLVLKMFTRKNKNDLDHFKSLKEGQWVRAQGRIEEDMFIRDLVMMMSDIEAIKRTPKMDKASEKRVEFHLHTTMSQMDGVTHIGDYVAQAAQWGHDAIAVTDHNVVQAYPDAHAAAEKHGIKMIYGMEGMLVDDGVPIAYKPSDIMLQDATYVVFDVETTGLSNQYDKIIELAAVKVKNGEIIDKFERFSNPHEKLTETIKNLTHITDDMLKDAPEIEEVLTEFKTWVGDAIFVAHNASFDMGFIDTGYERLGFGPSTNAVIDTLELSRTINTSYGKHGLNFLAKKYGVELTQHHRAIYDTEATAYIFVKMLAQLKALDVYNHQDINKKLSNEDAYKRARPQHVTLIVQNQTGLKNLFKIVSASLVQYYYRTPRIPRSLLDEHREGLLVGTACDEGEVFTAVMQRDQSEVERIAKYYDYIEVQPPALYQDLLDRDLIRDNETLVEIYERILKVGETNQIPVIATGNTHYLHEHDAIARRILIAAQPGNPLNRSTLPEAHFRTTDEMLDAFHFLGEERAHQIVVENTRALADRIEKVVPIKDKLYTPNMDGANEEIREMSYRHAKELYGEDLPQIVIDRLEKELESIIGNGFAVIYLISQRLVKKSLEDGYLVGSRGSVGSSFVATMTEITEVNPLPPHYICPSCKKSEFFDDGSVGSGFDLPDKTCECGTEMIKEGQDIPFETFLGFKGDKVPDIDLNFSGEYQPKAHNYTKVLFGEEYVYRAGTIGTVAEKTAFGFVKGYLNDQGIHKRGAEVDRLVKGCTGVKRTTGQHPGGIIVVPDYMDIFDFTPIQYPADDQSSSWMTTHFDFHSIHDNVLKLDILGHDDPTMIRMLQDLSGIDPKTIPVDDQQTMGIFSSPEALGVTEEEILAKTGTFGVPEFGTGFVRQMLEDTKPTTFSELVQISGLSHGTDVWLGNAQELIRSGTCTLSSCIGCRDDIMVYLMYAGLEPSLAFKIMEAVRKGKGLTEEFEQVMKENNVPDWYMDSCKKIKYMFPKAHAAAYVLMAVRIAYFKVHHPLYYYASYFTVRASDFDLITMVKDKDSIRQTVKDMYGRYMDLGKKEKDVLTVLEIMNEMAHRGYRMQPVNLEKSQAYEFIIEGDALIPPFVAVPGLGENVAKRIVEAREEGPFLSKEDLNKKAGVSQKIIEYLDDLGSLPNMPDKAQLSIFDM; this is encoded by the coding sequence ATGAATATGTTAGACCATTTTGATCAGGAATTCATTGATCAAGGCCAATTGACACGTGTAGATGTATCCCAAAAATCTCGAAAGTGGACGTTTCATATACAGTTGCCACGATTGTTAAAATATGAAGATTATGCAGTCTTTACGCATGCGATGAAAGAAAGTTTCCAACATATTGCAGATGTTGATTGGCAAATTACCGTCAATGATGCATCACAACAAGATGAATATTTACTGAAATATTTGGGTGATTGTATCGAACAAACGCAATTATCGCCTAAAGTGAAAGGGCAATTAAAACAGAAACGTATGATTGTCTCAGGCGATGTGGTTAAAATCCTCGTCCAAAATGATATCGAAGGGGACCATTTCAATAAAGTGTGCAACGGTAGCTTAGTGCGCGCGATGCAACGATGTGGTTTTAATATTCAAAAAGTTGTATTTGAAACGGACGAAAGTGGTCACGATGAAGATTTAGCGTCATTAGAAGCACACATTCAAGAAGAAGACGAACAAAGCGCCCGTGAAGCGACAGCTAAAATTGAAAAAATGAAAGAACAACGTGCGCAACAAGACGATGATGTAGCTGTCGAACGTTGTCAAATTGGTAAGCCGATTCAAGTTGAGAATGTTCGACCGATTGAATCGATTATTGAAGAAGAGTTTAAAGTGGCCATTGAAGGTGTCATTTTCGATATTAATTTAAAAGAACTGAAAAGTGGCCGTCACATCGTCGAATTAAAAGTGACAGACTATACCGATTCACTCGTACTTAAAATGTTTACGCGTAAAAATAAAAACGACTTAGACCATTTCAAATCATTAAAAGAAGGTCAATGGGTGCGTGCACAAGGTCGTATTGAAGAAGACATGTTCATTCGCGACCTCGTGATGATGATGTCTGACATTGAAGCAATCAAACGGACACCCAAAATGGATAAAGCTTCGGAAAAACGGGTGGAATTCCATTTGCATACAACAATGAGCCAAATGGATGGTGTGACGCATATTGGTGATTATGTCGCACAAGCTGCACAATGGGGACACGATGCGATCGCGGTGACCGATCATAACGTCGTACAGGCTTATCCCGATGCGCATGCTGCAGCTGAAAAGCATGGCATTAAAATGATTTACGGAATGGAAGGCATGCTCGTTGATGATGGTGTGCCGATTGCGTACAAACCGTCTGATATCATGCTGCAAGATGCGACATATGTAGTATTTGACGTCGAGACAACCGGATTATCCAATCAATACGATAAAATTATCGAGTTGGCAGCGGTGAAAGTGAAAAATGGCGAAATCATTGATAAATTTGAACGTTTTAGTAATCCGCATGAAAAGTTAACTGAAACGATTAAAAATCTAACGCATATTACAGATGATATGTTAAAAGATGCCCCCGAAATTGAAGAAGTGCTTACAGAATTTAAAACATGGGTAGGCGACGCGATTTTCGTTGCGCATAATGCATCGTTCGACATGGGCTTTATCGATACAGGTTACGAACGCCTCGGTTTTGGCCCATCGACAAATGCTGTTATTGATACACTTGAATTGTCACGTACGATTAACACAAGTTACGGCAAACATGGCTTGAACTTTTTAGCTAAAAAATATGGCGTTGAGCTCACACAACATCACCGTGCGATTTATGATACGGAGGCAACAGCTTATATTTTTGTGAAGATGTTGGCGCAATTAAAAGCATTAGATGTGTACAACCATCAAGATATTAACAAAAAATTATCGAATGAAGATGCTTATAAACGTGCGCGCCCACAACATGTCACATTAATCGTGCAAAATCAAACAGGTCTTAAAAACTTGTTCAAAATTGTCAGTGCGTCACTCGTGCAATATTATTACCGGACACCACGTATCCCACGTTCATTATTAGATGAACATCGTGAAGGATTGTTAGTCGGTACTGCATGTGATGAAGGTGAAGTGTTTACTGCCGTCATGCAACGTGATCAATCTGAAGTAGAACGGATTGCGAAATATTATGATTATATTGAAGTGCAACCGCCTGCTTTGTATCAGGATTTACTTGACCGCGACTTGATTCGTGACAATGAAACGCTTGTCGAGATTTATGAGCGTATTTTAAAAGTGGGAGAAACGAATCAAATTCCAGTAATTGCGACAGGAAATACGCACTATTTGCATGAACATGATGCGATTGCACGACGCATTTTAATTGCAGCTCAACCAGGCAACCCGCTAAACCGTTCGACGTTACCAGAAGCACATTTTAGAACGACAGATGAAATGCTAGATGCTTTTCATTTCTTAGGGGAAGAACGCGCGCATCAAATCGTTGTTGAAAATACACGTGCGTTGGCAGATCGCATTGAAAAGGTCGTTCCAATTAAAGATAAACTGTATACGCCAAATATGGACGGGGCAAATGAAGAAATTCGTGAAATGAGTTATCGTCATGCGAAAGAGTTGTACGGTGAAGACTTGCCGCAAATTGTCATTGACCGTCTAGAAAAAGAGCTAGAAAGTATTATCGGTAACGGATTTGCGGTTATTTATTTGATTTCGCAACGACTCGTTAAAAAATCGTTAGAAGATGGTTATTTAGTGGGTTCTCGTGGTTCGGTCGGTTCAAGCTTTGTTGCGACGATGACTGAAATTACAGAAGTCAACCCACTGCCACCGCATTACATTTGTCCAAGTTGTAAAAAGAGCGAGTTTTTCGATGATGGTTCGGTCGGTTCGGGCTTTGACTTACCTGATAAAACGTGTGAATGCGGCACTGAGATGATTAAAGAAGGACAAGATATTCCGTTCGAAACGTTCTTAGGCTTTAAAGGGGATAAAGTACCCGATATCGACTTGAACTTCAGTGGTGAATATCAACCGAAAGCCCATAACTACACGAAAGTCTTGTTCGGTGAGGAATATGTTTATCGTGCAGGAACAATTGGTACAGTCGCTGAAAAGACGGCATTTGGTTTTGTGAAAGGGTATTTAAATGATCAAGGCATTCATAAGCGTGGTGCGGAAGTGGATCGTCTCGTTAAAGGGTGTACGGGCGTCAAACGAACAACAGGTCAGCACCCAGGTGGGATTATCGTTGTTCCAGATTATATGGACATCTTTGACTTTACGCCGATTCAATATCCAGCAGATGATCAAAGTTCAAGTTGGATGACGACGCACTTTGACTTCCATTCGATTCATGACAATGTTTTGAAGCTCGATATTCTCGGGCACGATGACCCAACGATGATTCGGATGTTACAAGACTTGTCAGGTATCGATCCGAAAACCATTCCTGTTGATGATCAACAGACGATGGGGATTTTCAGTTCTCCAGAAGCGCTCGGTGTGACAGAAGAGGAAATTTTAGCAAAAACCGGAACGTTCGGTGTGCCAGAATTTGGGACAGGCTTCGTACGTCAAATGTTAGAAGATACGAAACCAACGACATTTTCAGAGCTCGTACAAATTTCAGGGCTTTCACACGGTACCGACGTATGGCTTGGAAATGCACAAGAATTGATTCGTAGTGGAACTTGTACGTTATCTAGCTGTATCGGTTGTCGTGACGATATTATGGTGTACTTGATGTATGCTGGTTTAGAACCGTCACTCGCTTTTAAAATTATGGAAGCAGTACGTAAAGGTAAAGGCTTAACAGAGGAATTCGAACAAGTGATGAAAGAAAATAACGTGCCAGATTGGTATATGGATTCATGTAAAAAAATTAAATATATGTTCCCGAAAGCCCACGCCGCAGCTTATGTGTTAATGGCTGTTCGTATTGCTTATTTCAAAGTCCATCATCCACTTTATTATTATGCAAGTTACTTTACTGTACGTGCATCAGACTTTGATTTAATTACGATGGTAAAAGACAAAGACAGTATACGTCAAACTGTTAAAGATATGTATGGGCGTTACATGGATTTAGGTAAAAAAGAAAAAGACGTGTTGACCGTATTAGAAATTATGAACGAAATGGCGCATCGTGGATATCGGATGCAACCTGTAAACTTAGAGAAGAGTCAGGCATACGAATTCATTATAGAAGGTGACGCATTAATTCCGCCATTTGTAGCTGTTCCTGGTCTCGGTGAAAACGTAGCGAAACGTATTGTTGAAGCGCGTGAAGAAGGGCCGTTCTTATCGAAAGAAGATTTGAACAAAAAGGCCGGCGTCTCTCAAAAGATCATTGAATATCTGGATGATTTAGGTTCATTACCGAATATGCCAGACAAAGCACAGTTGTCAATCTTTGATATGTAG